The Thermodesulfobacteriota bacterium genome segment GGTAGAGACCCGGCTCGGCTCGCAGGACCACATCATCATGCTCAGCCAGAAGCTCCCCTACCCCGGAAAGCTCGCGCTTAAGGGAGAGGTCGTCAATAAGGACGCCGCCATAGCCCGGACCGGCTACGAACGGGTCGTACGCGACGTCACGGCGAAGATAAAGAAGAGCTTTTACGAGCTCTACTACATAGACCACGCCATAGAGCTTGCCGAAGAGAACAAGACAGTGCTCGAATACTTCTCGAAGATAACCACCACCAACTACGGGATAGACGAGAAGGCGCTCGACGGCCTCATAAGGGCGCAGACGCAGTACGGCAAGGCGTCCTCGATGCTCATAACGCTGCGCGAGATGCGCTCTGCCCGGGAGGCGAGGCTGAACGCCCTCTTGAACCGCGCTCCCGGAGAGCCGGTGGGAACGCCGGCGGAGCCGATACTAAAACCCCTCGGCCACTCCCTCGACGAGCTCTACGAGTGGGGTTCGGAGAACCAGGAGCTGAGGATCTCGAGGCTCCGGGTCGAAAAGAACGAGCTTAAGAAGCGGCTCTCGGGCTACGCCTACCGCCCGGACTTCCGCGTGGGCCTTAACTACATCGTCACCGGGGACCCGCCCATGTCCGGGATAGACGACGCGGGCCGGGACGCCGTGGCCCTGACCTTCGGGCTGAATATCCCGCTCTGGTCCAGGAAGAACCGGGCCGCGGTAAACGAAGCCGGGCTCGGCATTGCGGAGGCCCTCGAAGAAAGGGCCGCGCTCACCCGCGAGGTAACCAACTCCATAAAGGGCGTCTACCACAACCTTAAGGCAAACGAGCAGCTAATCGCGCTCTACCGGGACTCCCTCATACCCGAGGCGCGCCAGTCCATGGAGATAGCCGAGACCTGGTACAAGAACGGCAGGGGCCCGCTCTCCGGGCTCCTCGAGACCCAGAGCATATGGCTGAACTTCAAGCTCGCCTACCACAGGGCCGTGGCGGACTACCTGAAGAACACCGCCGAGATCGAAAGGCTCACGGGACGGGAGTTCTATTGACGAATACGCCCCCCATAAGGAGGTCTAAAGGGAATGAAGAAACGCATCTTCTATAGTCTCGTGGCGATCATAATCGGCGGCGCGGCAGGCGGCGGGGCCGTCTACCTCATGGGCGTGGGCAAGCAACCCACCCCCACCACCACCACCGAGGAAACGGCGCTGAAAGAACCAACGGCGGAAACGGAGGGAAAGGGGAAAAAGATCCTCTACTGGCAGGCGCCCATGGACCCGACCTATGTCTCGGAGAAGCCCGGCAAGTCGCCCATGGGCATGGACCTCATACCGGTCTACGAAGGGGAGGAGACAGCCTCGGAGCCGGGGACCGTAAAGATAGACCCGGTTACCGTGCAGACCATAGGGGTGAGGACGCAGACGGTTAAGAGGACCGAGCTTAAAAAAACCGTAAGGACCATCGGCAGGATCGCCTACGACGAGAAAAGTATCCACCATATCCATACCAGGGTGGAGGGCTGGATAGAGAGACTCTACTTCGATTATACGGGACAGGCGGTCAAAAAAGGGGACGTACTCCTTGAGATATACAGCCCGCAGCTCGTCTCCACGCAGGAGGAGTATCTCCTCGCAATTAAATACCGTGAGGCATTAACCGGAGTGGGAAGAGAGTCTATCGCGGACCTGGCTCGCAGAAGGCTTGAAGTCTGGGACGTACCCGAGCACCAGATAAGGGAGCTCGAAGAAAAGGGTGAGGTGATGAAAACACTTCACGTCCATTCCCACTCCGACGGGATAATAATAAAAAAATCCGTCGAGCACGGTATGTTCGTCAGGCCGGGCAGGATGCTCTATGCCATAGCCGACATATCGAAGGTCTGGGTATACGTGGACGTCTACGAGTACGAGCTGCCGTGGATAAAGGCCGGGCAGGAGGCCGAGATGACGCTTGCCGCATACCCAGGGAAGGTATTCAGGGGCACGGTCTCCTTCATATACCCATTCATGGAGCCTGAAACACGAACAAACACGCTGAGAATCGAAATCAAGAACCCGGGAGGCCTGTTGAAGCCCGATATG includes the following:
- a CDS encoding TolC family protein, with translation MGTGTGFKKGASSIYPLLIALALVLSPDEGRGAGAGGGAEGVAIEPATLKELIEYGVENNPRIGAAKLRWMRVAEKYPQATSLSDPMLTYTLPIEKVETRLGSQDHIIMLSQKLPYPGKLALKGEVVNKDAAIARTGYERVVRDVTAKIKKSFYELYYIDHAIELAEENKTVLEYFSKITTTNYGIDEKALDGLIRAQTQYGKASSMLITLREMRSAREARLNALLNRAPGEPVGTPAEPILKPLGHSLDELYEWGSENQELRISRLRVEKNELKKRLSGYAYRPDFRVGLNYIVTGDPPMSGIDDAGRDAVALTFGLNIPLWSRKNRAAVNEAGLGIAEALEERAALTREVTNSIKGVYHNLKANEQLIALYRDSLIPEARQSMEIAETWYKNGRGPLSGLLETQSIWLNFKLAYHRAVADYLKNTAEIERLTGREFY
- a CDS encoding efflux RND transporter periplasmic adaptor subunit; this translates as MKKRIFYSLVAIIIGGAAGGGAVYLMGVGKQPTPTTTTEETALKEPTAETEGKGKKILYWQAPMDPTYVSEKPGKSPMGMDLIPVYEGEETASEPGTVKIDPVTVQTIGVRTQTVKRTELKKTVRTIGRIAYDEKSIHHIHTRVEGWIERLYFDYTGQAVKKGDVLLEIYSPQLVSTQEEYLLAIKYREALTGVGRESIADLARRRLEVWDVPEHQIRELEEKGEVMKTLHVHSHSDGIIIKKSVEHGMFVRPGRMLYAIADISKVWVYVDVYEYELPWIKAGQEAEMTLAAYPGKVFRGTVSFIYPFMEPETRTNTLRIEIKNPGGLLKPDMYANVTIKSTISRDALAVPTEAVIRSGERNVVIVARGGGKFTPVTVTLGASAEDHYEVLKGLKEGDIVVTSAQFLIDSESRLKEAARKMLEIKKGKAVEKESMEGMKETQKMDRPAMEHKDMPGMGGKKGMEGMGGMEGMESMDDPGMKEMDHDKMEHNH